One Pyrus communis chromosome 4, drPyrComm1.1, whole genome shotgun sequence genomic region harbors:
- the LOC137732316 gene encoding flocculation protein FLO11, giving the protein MTSMAEIQKKTITPTPSPTTSPTPSVSKSKSSCFLACFGFSRQTSHRRSRRSKSAPIIRKEANYILEDRENHKIDIEGEHSTGNTSQRSWYLISWSSWRFHTNKSATKTVPIDASGTTVTTITDKRKRPCKVVKFSSLQTKSKSGNLVSISEDVIAATTDGEPPGTPSREEAEPPPVVSDPQNTITQNPPQTNTINLGSRNHLESPKDGTCQNLFCRKIHSLRTNTTSAGSGGRKGTSSNQGQPGSPAVQEARTPKSRTQTTTAVLSHSVSFPARESQTQQAPPATPSAVRHNFSKHYSSWSWSTTVSNNAGSKNNNRGKVKAKGESSRANRKNLDPLVGMSIIMVTLIIMLVWGRLCAILCTSAWFYFIPRLRSAAAATATAADGFGSPHHNSVSNVSTPRALDMNSEECKKKVVLEGFLERNHRNIFP; this is encoded by the exons ATGACTTCCATGGCCGAAATCCAAAAGAAAACCATTACTCCCACTCCTAGTCCTACAACTTCTCCTACTCCGTCCGTATCCAAATCAAAAAGCAGTTGTTTTCTCGCTTGCTTCGGATTTTCTAGGCAGACGAGTCACAGACGGAGTAGGAGATCAAAGTCGGCCCCCATCATCAGAAAGGAAGCCAACTATATCCTAGAGGATCGTGAAAACCATAAGATTGATATCGAGGGTGAACATTCAACTGGTAATACTAGTCAACGCAGCTGGTATTTGATTTCTTGGTCAAGTTGGAGGTTTCACACGAACAAGTCCGCCACCAAAACCGTCCCCATCGACGCCTCCGGTACCACTGTAACCACCATCACCGACAAACGGAAACGTCCGTGCAAGGTGGTCAAGTTCTCCAGCTTGCAGACCAAGTCAAAGTCTGGTAACCTCGTCTCTATTTCCGAAGACGTAATTGCGGCCACCACCGATGGGGAGCCGCCAGGGACCCCAAGTAGGGAAGAGGCTGAGCCGCCTCCCGTCGTCTCAGACCCGCAGAACACTATTACCCAAAACCCTCCACAG ACCAACACGATCAACCTCGGAAGTAGGAACCATTTGGAGTCCCCTAAGGATGGCACGTGTCAAAATCTGTTTTGCCGGAAAATTCATTCACTAAGAACAAATACAACTAGTGCAGGATCAGGTGGAAGAAAAGGGACATCTAGCAACCAAGGCCAACCCGGTTCACCGGCTGTACAGGAGGCTAGGACGCCCAAGTCTCGTACTCAGACAACAACCGCCGTGTTGTCGCACTCCGTGTCTTTCCCCGCTCGCGAAAGCCAAACTCAACAGGCACCGCCGGCAACTCCGTCGGCAGTGAGACACAATTTTAGTAAACATTATTCGTCATGGTCGTGGTCGACAACCGTGTCAAACAACGCCGGATCGAAAAATAATAATAGGGGGAAGGTAAAGGCAAAGGGAGAGTCGAGTCGAGCCAATAGGAAGAATTTGGACCCACTGGTTGGTATGTCTATTATTATGGTGACGTTGATTATTATGCTAGTATGGGGTCGTTTGTGTGCTATCCTTTGTACGTCCGCATGGTTTTACTTCATCCCGCGCTTAAGATCAGCAGCTGCCGCCACCGCTACTGCTGCCGATGGATTTGGATCCCCTCACCATAATTCCGTTTCCAATGTTAGTACTCCGCGGGCCTTGGATATGAATTCCGAGGAATGCAAGAAGAAGGTCGTCTTGGAGGGATTTCTCGAGAGGAATCACCGGAATATTTTTCCATGA